The genomic segment CTGTTGCGGCGCGCAGGTTAGCAATAGAATAAGCAAACGGGGCCGCGTTAATCACCCGTTTTCGGGATAAACACAACACGGGTCAGGGATGCCATATCGTGCCAGCTGCGGCCGCGAGTATCCAGCAACGCCCAGAAGAATCCCAAGCCGAAAGCAGCCAGCGAAAAAAAGCCAATCGCGGTACGCAACATACAATGGGACAGCTTGATTGGCCCGGTATCTTCTGTGACCAGTTTGAGTTGCCAGGCTTTCATACCGATGCTCTGGCCACCACGCCGCCAGGATGAACTGAAATAGAAGAAACAGATGCAGAACATAACGGACAGATTAACCGACGCCGAAAAGGCGCCAGGCGGTTGTCCGTCGTGGGTGGCAGCTGCAATCCCTACCAGCACAAAACCAACCACGATATACAGTGCGAGCAGTACCAGGCTGTCATAGATCAGTGCTGCCAGGCGGCGAGTCAGGGATGCAGTGGGGTAGTTATGATCTGACATATGATTGTTGCCTTAGGTTGTGCCTGTGTGAGTTGCGGTCAGGATGCCCAGCCGCGCTGGTGGGTAAAACCGGGCGGGGATGGTAGCAGATTTGGCCATGGCTGGCTTTGGTGGTGACAGGTCAATGCGGAGGCATCGCCCGGATGACACACTGCTATTAACGGCACTTTTAATGGTAGCGGCACTTACATAAGGGCTACGGCACTTGGTGCCGGTTGAGATAATTATCGGAGTAAATAGAACATGGTTGATCTCAGTGACATTCGCAAGGAATACACTCAGGGACGACTCGACGAAGCCAAAGTCGCCGAGCACCCGGTGACACAATTTCACGCCTGGTTTGAGCACTACCGTACAACCGCCCCGGAAGAGCCGACGGTGATGACGGTGGCCAGCGTTGATGAGCATGGCCAGCCCTGGCAACGAATATTGTTGCTCAAGTCATATGACGATGACGGCTTTGTCTTTTTTACCAATTATGAAAGTAACAAAGGTCGACACTTCGCTACTAACCCGAAAGCCAGCCTGCATTTCTTCTGGATGAAGGTCGAGCGTCAGGTGCAGATTCAGGGCGAGGTCGTGCCAATGAGCAGGGAAGAAGCGCAAGCCTACTTCCACTCTCGCCCTCGAGAAAGCCAGCTTGGGGCCTGGGCATCACAACAGAGTAGGCCATTGGCGAGTCGTTCCGAGCTGGAAACCCGCTTTACCCAATTGAGTGTGGAATATCAGGATCAGGAGGTTCCCGTGCCAAATCACTGGGGGGGATATCGATTGGTACCTTCCCGGATGGAATTCTGGCAGGGGGGCGAGCATCGCCTCCATGACAGAGTCGAATACCAGCTGGAGCGGGAAATCTGGAAGATTCAGCGACTGAATCCCTGACCCATTATGCAACCCGGCACCCTGCCGGGTTTGTATGATTTGCAGATACAAAAAAGCCCACGCTGAACATGGGCTTTTTATGAGGGCTGGCCTCGAATCAATGGTAGCTATGGACGGACTTGAACCATCGACCCCAGCATTATGAATGCTGTGCTCTAACCAACTGAGCTACATAGCCACTGCATACTTGAGTCGTGTTAGCGCATTCCAGTGCTGTCTCGATCAAGTGGCGCGTATTATGCCAGTGTAATATTCTCTGTCAAATATTTATTTGCGATTTATTTCAA from the Candidatus Thalassolituus haligoni genome contains:
- a CDS encoding RDD family protein; amino-acid sequence: MSDHNYPTASLTRRLAALIYDSLVLLALYIVVGFVLVGIAAATHDGQPPGAFSASVNLSVMFCICFFYFSSSWRRGGQSIGMKAWQLKLVTEDTGPIKLSHCMLRTAIGFFSLAAFGLGFFWALLDTRGRSWHDMASLTRVVFIPKTGD
- the pdxH gene encoding pyridoxamine 5'-phosphate oxidase; its protein translation is MVDLSDIRKEYTQGRLDEAKVAEHPVTQFHAWFEHYRTTAPEEPTVMTVASVDEHGQPWQRILLLKSYDDDGFVFFTNYESNKGRHFATNPKASLHFFWMKVERQVQIQGEVVPMSREEAQAYFHSRPRESQLGAWASQQSRPLASRSELETRFTQLSVEYQDQEVPVPNHWGGYRLVPSRMEFWQGGEHRLHDRVEYQLEREIWKIQRLNP